The Gouania willdenowi chromosome 5, fGouWil2.1, whole genome shotgun sequence sequence AAAGCTGATTATTGTCGGTCAAACCTCCTTTAGGAGAACATCTGCACCGTTTTTATCTTCCTAACACTGACCGTTCCACTCAGCCCAGCCTCAGGGTAACACGGTCACCAGTTGAACCGTAACACCAGCTCAGCACCACTTTTCCACCGGACAGGAGCTGGAGCTAACTCTGAGCTAGCATGTGTGTTAGCTAGATGTAGCAgctatagatctatactagtTATGTgctactgttcatatagatctatactagatacGTGCTAtcgttcatatagatctatactagatatgtgctactgttcatatagatctatattaGATATGTGCTattgttcatatagatctatactagatatgtACTACTGTTTATATAGATCGATACTAGGTAGACATGTCattgaaatgtaaatgtcatCGAAATCAGTGAAAAAGACAAAGcagacttttaatttgaaaaggtcTGATTCATTGATAAATAATGGAACATGTTTATTTCATCTATGACATGTTTACTGCAGAATTATCTAACCTAAATAGATCTAGAGCAGCTCAGCTCATcattaactgaataaatatatttacaggAGATCGAAACACCTCCAGACCAAGAGGATTCCAGCCAACATCATGTGTGGTAATCAgtgttacttttattttgaaaggatttATGACACAACATTGTTCAAAGCTTTGCTGATTCTAAAGCTTGGTCTGTGGGCCAACATTACATTCCACTATTCTAACATTTGGTCTATAGTCTATAGACAGGTTCATAGTCTATAGACAGGTTCATAGTCTATACCACTAATGTTGTATAGCATAGGAGGACTGCGTGAGAACCGCTGGtgcagaacattttgaaatgtaaaattctCTGAGGTTCAGATTTAGTGAAATAAAGctaaagtagtttttttgtgactttaaatCTCAAAGTAATTTGTATAGATGTGTGCTGACAGATTGGTGCTGTTTGTAGATTGATGAGcagagacctggtccaggacctgtggagagAAACCAGGTGCAGTGAACATCAGTTCTGGTTCTAATTTCTCTGTAAATACTGAAAtgtctcacaaacagaacaagattttgtttttaaacagaaaaatgcagctcatgttttttaatatgttttctgTATTAGGGTACATGGATTATCTTTAATATGATGATGTGTTTCATCCCAGATGTCGTTGGTATTTTTGGGGAAGGATCGTCTGTTGCATTTTTCAGGTATTTTTAAATACATGCTAACATGCTGCTCCTGAGCTCACAAAGGTTGGTCCTAACAAGATGTGTAGGAGTGTGAAATGTGGGCGTGTCCTCCTCACAAACACTGTCTTCTCTGGTGCTAATCATTCTTCCAGgtttgcagcagcagcaggactaGAGCACCAACATGAACAAGACCAGAGGAGGTATAAAGCACCTGTGTAGTGAAACATTCAGTATCTAGGGCTGCACTGAGGTCTGTTGTCTTTTCAACAGGTTTCAAACACACAATGTCTGGGGACTTGAAGCCACCAGGAGGAGGCGGGTCTTGGAGGTCACTGCCACGAACCCAAGCTGCTGTAAAGAAGCACCAGATCCCTGAAGACTGCCTTCACTGTGGGGCGTCGGTACTGTCTTATGGACACTTTCTCCACAAAGCTGAGGTCTATTGTGAGGGAGCAGAAGGATTAGGAAAGACTCTCGGCCTGTGGCTCAGTGACAGAAAAGTATCAAAGACCACTCGATGGAGGCTGGAAAAGACTTTTGATAACATGAAAAATGGCAACGTGCCAGGACCGAATATAAAGACGTGTAAGAAATGTGGTCAAATCATAAGTAGGGAGACTGGTCATTCTGTGCTGAGGTCAGCTAGGGAGGCCTTCTGCCAACGCTCAGACCCCAAAGGCAGGACGGTAGATCAATGGCTGACTGAAAAGAGAGGTGGCATCACCAGCAGTGAGATGGCACAGAGGGCAACCAAACTGGCAAACGAGAGACAGAGGAGATATAGAAGGATGCAGGCAAAGAACGCTGAGAGAGACAAACTGACCCTCAGGAAAAGAGACGACAAGAAAGATGAAGAAAAGCAAGAGAACAAAGGTGAGAAATCTGAGCAACAATAGATCAGAAATCATGTGAAACAAAGAAGTGAAGAGGAAAAAATATGAACTAACAATAACAGTAAAATAATGTAAGATAAGAAGATATTAgagtttaatttgtgtttgactttttgtttttatgaccaTTTTAGTACATtgttattgtctctgttacatTCTGATAACATTGCACACATGTgcagtatatacacacacacacacacatatatatatatatatatatatgtatatatatatatatatatatatgtgtgtgtgtgcaggtcctccactaataaaaactcactctcactgtaaagACAACACAtgacattttattcaaacaCTGATTCCAAGACacacttttcaaatttaaatgagatattttgtgggacctgcagtaatattggaacacacacacacacacacacacacacacacacacacacacgctttaaTTGGACAGAAAAAAGAAGACCCGTCCTGAACCTGTTGACCAGAATGAAgacgatgtctctttaagcccaaaCACGCTTCAACCAGACGGTATTCACATCTGTGCGCGTACATGTAGAATGATATTGTGAGTTctaaacatgacgagcagctaCATGTGCGCTACACACTATGTTTGGTTGAAGCTAcattgtttatattggacgATAATTACGGTTACCATGAGGAGGATGCAGACAGGCAGCAttgggggcagctaagtggcagcaggggtcctcaggtaaagacaggGGCATCTGAGCAGATCTCCTGTAGTAAATAGATGGTGTGGCTGAtgtattattcagtttattattaataacaataatacattatatttgtattgcactttacACATGAAAACATCTCAAACTGCTAcagattaaaacacaaaacatataaaacagtaaaaacagcaagaaacagattaagaaaatgaaatacaaaataagtgggtttttaatttgtttctaaAAGCCTCAATAGACTGTGGCGCCCTCTGGTGGTTGGGGAGGGCATTCCACCACCTGAAAGGTCCTATCTCCCATAGTGTGGAGATTAGTTTTGGGGTCATGGAGGTGGTGACTGTCAGAGGAGATGTGGAGTAGGTTTGTGACTATGGATGAGTTCATTGAGGTAAACTGGTGAGCTGCTGTAGACACACTGATAGGTCAGGAGACAGATTTTATACTCAATCCTGAACAGGAAGCTAATGAAGGTCATAGAGGATGTGTTCACATTGTGTACCATCATCAGGTAGCACAGTTCTGAATGTACTGTAATCTCTGCAGACTCCTGCCAGAGATCCTGATGAGGAGGCATTACAGCAGTCCAGTCGTTAGGAGACAAAGGCGTGAACCAGCTTCTCTGCAtctgagggggagggggaggggcggAGTTTGGAGATGTTCAGGAGGTGAAAGAAGGCAGTGTTACAGATATGTTAGATGTGGTTGTTAAATGATAGGTGGGGGTCAACTTGAACCCACAGGTTTATCTAGAAGTGATAATGGACTGACAGCATTCTTGAAAATCCAATATGGCTGCCAGAAAAAGTAAAATGTTACATAGTTTCATCTATGAGAGCCTGGATGGTTAAACATAATTACTGAGAATGTTTTTGGACGAGACTCAATAACccagtgatttttatttatatattaacatATTGGCttatttaaaattcaaaatggccaaaaagtCCTTCACATACTATGTATGTAATGTATACATGAATTTACAATACTTTGTTTGAATATGATGAGTTATTTACTTTCAGAATGTGGTTCTGCTGTGATAAACCATGTCTGATGTGTcgtgtgaataataataataataactgtgaTGGTCCTGGTTGTGTTCAGATGTTCCTGATGGTGTTTCCTGTAAAGGAGAATCCACTGATGGTCTACAGCTCCAGGATcatctccacataaagaaggaagaggaagaactgtGGGAAAGTCTGGAGGAAAAGCAGGAGACGGATATCACGGCTGTTACTGTGAagagtgaagatgaagaggaggaagctcagtgttctctgctacactggagacaaagtgaggagaacatcaaaggagaacctgcaacctgcagctcagctaAACTCATGAAAGTAGAACCAAATGGAGACATCAGTGAAGGCCCAGAAGCAGCAAACACTTGTACACAACAAGACACTGATGGAGAGGAAACAGACTGCTCTGACACTGAAGACAGTGAGGATTGGAGGGAACCTTTGTCCCAGTCTGAAGCTCAGAGTGAACACATGGACATGAGCTGTGAGAACTTTCAAACATCTGAGAACAACACCAGAGGAAcatcacacaacacacacaaaccctatGGTTGTGACCTGTGTGGGAAACGATTTACTCATAAGAGGAGTATTTTCTTACACAggagaattcacacaggagagaaaccctatgGTTGTGACCTGTGTGGAAAAGAGTTTACTCGTAAGTCGAGTCTTTCCATGCACTCAAGAATCCACAAGGGAGAGAAACCCTATGGTTGCAACCTGTGTGAGAAACGATTTGGCAACAAAGCACATCTGACGAGCCACACGacaattcacacaggagagaaaccctttggttgtgGTGTGTGCGGGAAACGATTTGGACACAGTGGACATCTGAAGATCCAcatgagaattcacacaggagagaaaccctatgGTTGTGATATGTGTGGGAAACGATTTAGCAACAGAACAGattttaacaaacacacaagaattcacactggagagaaacccTATGGTTGTGATGTATGTGGGAAACGATTTAGCAGACAATCAAATCTGAAGATCCACACAACAATTCACACAGGAGATaaaccctttggttgtgatgtttgcGATAAAGGATTTTGTCACAAGTCTAAACTGAaaaaacacatgagaatccacacgggagagaaaccttatagttgtgatgtttgtagtgaAAAGTTTAACCGTAAGTCAACTCTTTCCAAACACATGAGGATCCACACAGTAGAGAAACCCTAcggttgtgatgtttgtagtcaaAAGTTTAACCGTAAGTCAAATCTTTCCAAACAcatgagaattcacacaggaaAAAAACCCTATGGTTGTGATGAAGAACTATGGGAAAGTCTAAAGGAAAAGCAGGAGACGGATATCACGGCTGTTACTGTGAagagtgaagatgaagaggaggaagctcagtgttctctgctacactggagacaaagtgaggagaacatcaaaggagaacctgcaacctgcagctcagctaAACTCATGAAAGTAGAACCAAATGGAGACATCAGTGAAGGCCCAGAAGCAGCAAACACTTGTACACAACAAGACACTGATGGAGAGGAAACAGACTGCTCTGACACTGAAGACAGTGAGGATTGGAGGGAACCTTTGTCCCAGTCTGAAGCTCAGAGTGAACACATGGACATGAGCTGTGAGAACTTTCAAACATCGGAGAACAACACCAGAGGAAcatcacacaacacacacaaaccctatGGTTGTGATGTGTGGGGGAAACGATTGACTCACAAATCAAATCATTCCGGACAAATGAAgtgccacacaggagagaaactctttgattgtgatgtttgtggtaaaGAATTTCGTTGCAAGTCCGACCTGATCCGACACATAAGAATTCACACGGGAGAGAAACCCtatggttgtgatgtttgtagtcaaAAGTTTAATCAAAAGGCCAGTCTTTCtgcacacatgagaatccacacaggagagaaaccttttggttgtgatgtttgtggtaaaGGATTTCATCGCAAGCCTGACATGAACCGACACATGAGAATTCAcactagagcaggggtcacAAATATGGACCCCAGAACGGGTCTGGACCCACAGGAGACATGATGCAGATCTACAGACTAAACAGGAGTCAAGAATGAAaaccagggttctcaccagtgctgttgagcgtagtatttttgtatttttcttcttttttcatcGGCACCTTTGTAATAATTGTTACACATGTGGACACAAAGGTACTTCcagatgtttgtgttgttttaactctttttaatctgaataacccagaaacatACATCAGCCTCATTGTCTATTTTAGTTGTTCATAAACTTTTTAGCTGAAGCTCCTGtttgtcttatttctgaattttATCCTTTAGTAGATGTTGTTCAGACAATTTTAATAACTTGGGGCCCTTTTCTCTCCTTAATCAGTAATATGTCATCTTTGAAAGACTGATGTATATTTGACAGTTTTGTGTAACAGGATATTAATGGGTTCTACCGACCAACTTGGAACACATGGTAATCCATTTGTACATCTAAATGTACatattatttctgtgtattcccACTTTGTTTACCTGTTTGTCTGATATAATTTTGTTgcttttctattattatttatatatatatgtagttatttttttaatattagtttatttatatatatatttatacacacatttatgtgtgtttgtgtaggtgtgatgtttttgtgtttgtgtgctttgaGAAGAATACATGTAAGAATAAATATGAAACCCAATataaatatttggaaaaaattattatgttgtaaataagtgaatgaaacccccatttgagaatcactggtctatTTAACACAGGCACATGGTCCCGTTGTAAGTACCAAATATACATCCGCGCCCTGTGACTGCCGATTACGTAGCAGCCCAGCCCAACGACGACAATGAGAACTCCACATGGCAGTTGAAATAAgatttacttttttatattgCGGCCGAATTATGATTCGTTCTCTAGAAAGATAGTTTCTTATTTAGTTATATTGTTAATCTAATTCTAGATATTTTgataatttatgtatttagaCCTGTTCATATGCTGTACTTAGTGTTTTATAGTATGTTTCATTTTATTCGACTTCACTTGCAGTTATTACCGCAGCTCTGATTACATATTTCTTTACTGTACTAGATAATTACATATGGTAACtccacatgtttattttaatgtatttaaaggtcctatatcatgcaaatcaacatttttgagcttttaaccgtgttacaatgttaattccttatcaaaaacaccctaAAGTATTAtagggcttccttcctgcatctgagaaatcctcagtaatctgctctctgagctgcttctctgcctcTTATGAAAAACGAGCGGTTCATAATGCTAGTGACGCCACTAGCATtatgaaccgccccctccaggaagtgcctgctgccggtgccacgcctccacagtgaacgctGCAGTGTAGACACCCAGTTGCAGACatcgtatcacctttgacttgatctgacgtgttagTGACACAATGAGACGCAACATTTGAGatgataaacaaatgattatcaccttgaatgaactattcctgtatttaataaagaCGAGAAGAAAGTTAATTAGCAGCTTAAAactcctgtgtgtgtttgacggACTCTCACAATAGTCGCTTAAAtatcatgtgttttactgtaatgtgcagttttttttggctgaaaacaataacaacagtgtgtggatagcaagagAAAATAGCTTTGGTGATCAATGATCTGCCTCAGAGCGAGTCATGCAGGAGCCTCGCTGGCATAAGCAGTgcatagacacgcccactcatgaatatgcataagcaggcagcaaacagcccgttggtcagaaagtgacttttcagaggctaaaactctggaaaacaggcgaatttgggaaaataaacctcaaatactatgatTTTGGGATTCTTAGAACCAATGGagatgatatgggacctttaaagtcaATAATGCAGCCAATGATGTTCGCCCGCtcctgtgacgtcatcagcaGTCGCCGCACCCCGGACAAATCCGACAGCCCTGACCAATAATACATTTACTCGGGtagtggaggcggtagcggtttAGTTTGGTGGAAAGGTTCATGTCCAGGTGTTGGATCAGGGGAATCAATAGGACGTATTTTGTAGTGGACGTGGTATGAAGCAGCTGCAGCTGTAGCTCGAGCCTTCTTGCCCGGACATGTCGATGCCGTTCGCTCGCTCttatgatgtcatcagcagtcGCCGGACCACGGACTAATCTGGCAATCTGGACACATTCAAGTTCACCCAGCTGCAGCCGTGGAACTGTACAAGTGACGCCCCTACAACCATGCCCCCTACTACAAACCACGCCCACacaagcaatttttcaatgcGCTTAGCCTTAAAAATGGCCATATGTGCCACACAAGCAGTGGAGGCAGTAGCGGTTAGAGTTAGTAAAAAGGTTCATGTCCAGGTATTGGCTCAGGGAGATCAATAGGAGGTTTTGGGGGCGTCGCTTGTACAGTTCTGCGGCTGCAGCTGGGTAAACTTGGACACATTTGGTACTTACACCATCTTCTCCTGAGGTCCCTGAGGACCCCTGTAGCTacttagctgcccctgatgtTGCCTGTGCATATCGCCCTCTTTATAACCCATAATCACCTCCATTCTAAACAGTGTGATtcataatttaaacaaaaacaactatagaaagATATTAAATTATTGAGTTGGGGTGGGGGATGTTTTCTgttataaaacatttattttacgaGTGTGAAATAGTCCAATCTATGTGGAAATCTATatgatttgttgttttctgatcATTAACATtgatttctggtcatttcaaaatattcAATTTGGCATCttccttaaaaaataaaacgtaTTAAATTATGACACAATATTATGTACGCTAAATGGCCCCTTCATTGTCTGCTTTAAAATCTGAGATTTAATGTTTCAAAGATTCCgagataaaaaattaaaattttcatGCAATAAAATTGTATAGTTGAATACTTAGGTTAAatttatgaaagaaaaaaaataattatgataatcataataaacatTGTACAAtgttcttaatttattttatctcttatattttccttttgtattgtttttctcttgttgagCTGTATTTTGTGGTGTATTTAGTTCATGATTGTAAACGTTGTGCATTTATGTATAACTGAGGAAGTTGTTCcatgttttcttgtttgttaacaataataataaataaaaaataaaaaaaaactgaagttaAATTAAAGACCAGTAGGGGGCAGTAATACAGCTGGTGGCGTCCACTCTACCGGAaatacagaagaagaagaagaagaagaagagaagaagaagaagaagaagaagaagaagaaaaagaaggagaACTAGGAGTAGAAGGTAAGAATCTGTTCTTCTTTAAAGCTGATTATTGTCGGTCAAACCTCCTTTAGGAGAACATCTGCACCGTTTTTATCTTCCTAACACTGACCGTTCCACTCAGCCCAGCCTCAGGGTAACACGGTCACCAGTTGAACCGTAACACCAGCTCAGCACCACAGAGGTCTCTGTATCAGCTTCACTGTTCGAGGACTATGTTGTTACTTTTAGTATCCTTCGTTTCTTTGTctataccagcctgtcattgcccgtcATTAGATCTGTGAAGAtcagcaggtctggtcctggtcagtagatgatggagatcactgagaattccaggggccacagtgggggacagtcactgcagtggtatctgccattgtgtccttgggcaaggcacttcacccacattgcctacagtgaatgtagtgtgtgagtgaatgttggtggtggtgggaggggccaatGGTTCACTATGACAGCCTCACTTCCGTCAGTctaccccagggcagctgtggctacaatagtaggaTATAatattgatgcattattattatcattattattacttgaGGCGCTCTGAGTAGAAACTGAAATGGAGGTAAAAGCGTCACTAATGACGTCTAATAAACAGTATTGTGGTTTTAAAACTGATCTGAGCACGAGCTCGATCAGTATTTCTCTGGGTTCttatttgtttgatgttaatgacaaacacacacacactgtaggttCAGAGACGATGCAAAGTAGTGATAACGGTAAACACTAGGGATGCaacaatagagggttttcatggcgcgtcatcaacccggaagtgcAGCcagtttacaaacagcacacaaacgagcaaatcccgaactttgagaggaaatggtgaactattgccgtgtttcTGGCTGTACTAATCAGTCAGAACGTGAAAATCGTAGTTTTATAGACTGACAAAAGTTCTAACAGATCAGGAAGAATAATGTCTGTATTTTATAGTCATTAGTTCTACATCAGTAGAGCAGTGACATGTGACTAACTCACCATTGTTACACCAGTTGTTATTGATGTTTATGTAaacatcaccaccatcatctcctgttttacatttaaatccagctccagtttgttctccagggaacagacattagaacacaggatggaaggaagcagcgtttttctgaggattagcttttagcttgatTGCTAGCCCTGttcctgcttctgatcacaccgcttacatCTCCTCTGttggcggacaccgctggtacgaggctccaCTGCTCCACAGGTCGCTGGATGTAGCCGGCGTAGCAATCTGAGGCTCGAGGTCCAGAGTAGTCTCATCTAGTgtactataactgtttgatttgcctGAATCTAAGATTACCTGGTGGTCGTATATTATTTTAGagtaactacgctgcaggttcactgtgaaattattagaactgactgagttatctacCAATATATATCTGTTGCTAACGCAAGCTTCTGCAGCCGCAGCCGACCTCCAAACTTCTATAAGATTCAAGGTGTTCCGGTTTTCatgggcttggtgaaatccaggtagttaatgatatcaggatacataatagtCCAGATTTTTCCTcatagatcctggtttagctttgctagccacaagcgcctcctttcctctgataactgaTTTGTGAGGATTTTTGGCAATCTATAAAATTCCAAatgtgtctcactgtttgactgattggtacagccaaaacaCGGCAATTGTTCACCATTTCGtctcaaaattcgggattttcttgtctgcatgctgtttgtagacctgctactttatctccaaaatggcgacttccgtgTTGATGACGTGCAGTGAAAACCTTCTATACAGTCAACCCACGGTTCAATACGTTCCTCTGGTTTTTTGGTCACGGTTcggttctgttctgttctgatGGTCTGGGACGTTAAAGTGTTTCTAGTGTTTTAAGTAAAATTTAAAGAACagcaaaatattaataaagagAGGTACCGGTActttttaggcagtggctaacCGCATGTAAGCTGTATCAGTATAGCGACGTTCTATCCGTAcatagcgcccctcattggccagtttaggtcacttgATTAAGAaactacgtacttgtacttttgtttgctattaatacatagattcctaaactacgttacggactaactgtAACCATAACCTTTCCTCAGGCTGTAGCTGCTCCTCACTGCTAACCATGCTAAAAGCTAATAATGTTGTTATCAGCGTCACCAAACTTTAGCATATTGTGATTGGCTCATTAACTCACGTGGCAGGGTTTCATAATCCTTGTGCACTGACTCACAAAAGACTAGACAGAGAACAAAACCATAAAACCACAGTTTATGAGTCAGTATTGAACCATGGATTCTGTACCGAACGTTtcaatatattattactgtGTACGTTCCTATTCATATGGATCTATGCTACATACATTACTGtttatattagggatgtaaagattaatcgtgaaGCAGTTAAAAATCTATTCAAAGGTGTCACAGTTCACATCAATACTTTGataaattgaatcgcagtacattttatttttttaatgtacattatagggcgctatctatttagaatttaaaATTCAGGATGCAccaccatgttttaaatcagaagtgtggaagcattttggcttccacaagacaaaatgaaagtgagaaagaaagaacatgtgaaatccaacATAAGAGGgtcacagagaggaaagggagaaacaagagagagagaatgaaagccatagtttatttatattacttctttgatatgggatttgttttaaagtcaaattgttaaggcacaaaatacattttcagttgcacttttgaaaagaaaaagaactattatgcagttttgcattgtttactatagaaccagaatttaaattaataggtttcttcttcatttgcactatttctttatttattactttcaggatttatttttaattaaattgcattgttttgcatagtttatcaagggatttatttgacaatgaaagacaaaagaaaaagtacagtattttctagttttttttttttcaaagaaaaaaaaagtctttttcagtcatcatttgtctacagtctcattatgtaaaataaatcatgagagaatcgtaccgtgaatcgaattgtatcgggaattgagtgaatcattacatccctagctCATATAGATCTATGCTACATACGTTCctgtttatatacagtatatatctatgcTACATACGTTCCTGTTCTTAAAGATCTATGCTACGTACGTCtttgttcatatagatctatgctACATACATtcctgttcatatagatctatgctACGTACGTtcctgttcatatagatctatgctGATCTATCCTGACATGTGTACAGTGATCTTTTGATTCCATGTTGACCTTTAGTTTAAATCTTTTTCTCTGTGAATAATTGCAGTTGATAAAGGagatcatgactcagcaaaaccagGAGGAAAAGCAGACTGACAGAGAACCTGAGGAGGTAACATCACAGATCTATGACCATGTTTACTGCAGACTTCTCTAACCTACATATTTCTACAGCTGTTCATCATTAACTGATTAAATATACAGTAGGGCAAAAAAGTAATTATTCAGTCACCAATTGTGTAAGTATTCTCACTTataaagatgagaggcctgtaatttacatcatagataaacctcaactatgagagacaacatgagaaaaaaattccAGAAAATCACGTTGTAGGATTTTCACTGAATATATTGATAAATCCctcagtaaaataagtatttggtca is a genomic window containing:
- the LOC114463987 gene encoding zinc finger protein 239-like, with amino-acid sequence MNKTRGGFKHTMSGDLKPPGGGGSWRSLPRTQAAVKKHQIPEDCLHCGASVLSYGHFLHKAEVYCEGAEGLGKTLGLWLSDRKVSKTTRWRLEKTFDNMKNGNVPGPNIKTCKKCGQIISRETGHSVLRSAREAFCQRSDPKGRTVDQWLTEKRGGITSSEMAQRATKLANERQRRYRRMQAKNAERDKLTLRKRDDKKDEEKQENKDVPDGVSCKGESTDGLQLQDHLHIKKEEEELWESLEEKQETDITAVTVKSEDEEEEAQCSLLHWRQSEENIKGEPATCSSAKLMKVEPNGDISEGPEAANTCTQQDTDGEETDCSDTEDSEDWREPLSQSEAQSEHMDMSCENFQTSENNTRGTSHNTHKPYGCDLCGKRFTHKRSIFLHRRIHTGEKPYGCDLCGKEFTRKSSLSMHSRIHKGEKPYGCNLCEKRFGNKAHLTSHTTIHTGEKPFGCGVCGKRFGHSGHLKIHMRIHTGEKPYGCDMCGKRFSNRTDFNKHTRIHTGEKPYGCDVCGKRFSRQSNLKIHTTIHTGDKPFGCDVCDKGFCHKSKLKKHMRIHTGEKPYSCDVCSEKFNRKSTLSKHMRIHTVEKPYGCDVCSQKFNRKSNLSKHMRIHTGKKPYGCDEELWE